The Ornithodoros turicata isolate Travis chromosome 7, ASM3712646v1, whole genome shotgun sequence genome includes a region encoding these proteins:
- the LOC135400584 gene encoding uncharacterized protein K02A2.6-like — protein MPLLVEQGTGPCLLGRSWFDDLGIGMQGIHSFSDSATKWLNHKVFQEGLGQFTGPPVSVDITPDAIPIFKKFRPVPFALKEKVDAAIDKMVQDGVLEPVAYSKWATPTVPVCKRDGTIRICGDYKCTVNTGSSPDTYSLPTATEIFAILSNGKLFTKLDLNQAYLQLPLDENSSNILTLNKPRGLFRVKRLPFGVSAAPGIFQRVMDTMLKGIPGVATFLDDVIISGSTPHEHDQRVQAVLDKLRQAGLRVNHRKTLFAKDELEFLGFHINAKGIQPSKSKVAAIHNAPEPTNKKELQAFLGLVNFYERFLQNKATLLEPLNRLLDKNAKWD, from the coding sequence ATGCCTCTGCTCGTCGAACAAGGTACAGGACCTTGTCTCCTTGGCAGATCTTGGTTTGACGACTTGGGAATCGGAATGCAAGGCATTCACTCGTTTTCGGACTCTGCGACAAAGTGGCTAAACCACAAGGTTTTCCAAGAAGGACTAGGGCAGTTCACAGGACCTCCGGTGTCGGTTGATATCACTCCAGATGCCATTCCCATTTTCAAGAAGTTCCGACCTGTACCGTTCGCACTTAAAGAAAAAGTGGATGCAGCGATTGACAAAATGGTACAGGACGGAGTTTTGGAGCCGGTTGCATACTCAAAATGGGCAACACCGACTGTGCCTGTATGCAAACGGGATGGAACTATTCGGATCTGCGGTGATTACAAATGCACGGTGAACACGGGGAGTTCACCGGATACCTATTCGTTACCTACAGCCACAGAAATCTTCGCCATATTATCAAACGGCAAGTTGTTCACGAAGCTGGACCTTAACCAGGCTTACCTGCAACTGCCCCTAGACGAGAACTCATCAAATATCCTGACACTCAATAAGCCTCGAGGTTTGTTCAGAGTAAAGCGTCTGCCTTTCGGCGTTTCGGCAGCACCCGGAATTTTTCAACGCGTGATGGACACGATGCTGAAAGGGATTCCCGGCGTAGCAACATTTTTGGACGACGTCATAATATCCGGTTCGACACCCCACGAACATGACCAACGTGTTCAAGCAGTACTTGACAAGCTGCGTCAAGCAGGCTTGCGAGTAAACCACCGCAAGACGCTGTTTGCTAAAGATGAGCTAGAGTTCCTCGGTTTCCACATCAATGCTAAAGGGATCCAGCCTTCAAAAAGCAAAGTTGCGGCGATTCACAATGCTCCAGAGCCTACGAACAAAAAAGAACTACAGGCTTTCTTGGGGCTGGTGAATTTTTATGAACGGTTCCTACAGAACAAGGCCACGCTACTCGAACCACTAAACCGACTTCTCGACAAAAATGCGAAGTGGGACTAG
- the LOC135400585 gene encoding uncharacterized protein K02A2.6-like: MGNADVISRLPLEAGSDDNPDPNPPEVLLLEAVQDAPIRAEQIALETEKDAIHGKVLNWTEKGWPESAINDQSFQPFQVRRNELSLMKGCILWGNRVVIPPTLQASVMSALHAGHAGIMRTKALARSYVWWPGIDSDIENTVSRCRSRQMTRNMPPREAPHPWIPPSRPWSRDHLDYAGPFYGRNFLVGVDTYSRWPEVTQVSSLSATELIKHLRRMFATHGLPEVIVTDNGTSLASAEMREFTKLNGIQHVFTPVYHPASNGSAERMVQTVKSGLSRLQRSDWECRLSRLLFSLRSTPSATTGKTPAEIMFGRRLRVRLDPLRPANDRQQDLKLPMAARRFSRGDTVFVRSYRGADKWCSATITATEGSCIYRVRRSDGLEHRVHVNPIRRRQTSGVGPRQTDSADDFLPLPPSHAGSLGASTTTIEDAPPPLRRSSRERHPTFFYGCPIPHSGGKGLLCIGLGCQPKQGSVRRKKREDRRFMALNSDWTLRRHLPAAWSQSVRASRTETFSVIA; this comes from the coding sequence ATGGGGAACGCAGATGTCATAAGCAGACTACCCCTCGAGGCAGGTTCGGATGACAATCCTGACCCGAATCCGCCTGAAGTCCTGCTGCTAGAGGCGGTACAGGACGCACCTATCCGTGCGGAACAGATTGCACTAGAAACAGAAAAGGACGCCATTCACGGCAAGGTACTCAACTGGACAGAGAAAGGATGGCCTGAGTCAGCAATAAACGACCAATCATTTCAACCGTTTCAAGTTCGGAGGAACGAGCTGTCACTCATGAAAGGTTGCATCCTGTGGGGGAACAGAGTAGTTATACCACCGACATTGCAGGCAAGCGTTATGAGTGCGCTTCACGCAGGGCATGCCGGAATAATGAGAACGAAGGCTTTAGCAAGGAGTTACGTGTGGTGGCCAGGTATTGACAGCGATATTGAAAACACGGTCAGCAGGTGCCGGTCCCGCCAGATGACGCGCAACATGCCGCCACGAGAAGCTCCGCACCCATGGATTCCGCCGTCCAGACCTTGGTCACGGGATCATCTCGACTACGCAGGACCTTTCTATGGACGAAACTTCCTGGTGGGAGTGGACACTTACTCACGGTGGCCGGAGGTCACACAGGTGTCATCGCTCTCAGCAACAGAGCTCATCAAACATTTGCGACGGATGTTCGCTACTCACGGACTTCCCGAAGTGATTGTCACAGACAATGGCACAAGCCTCGCGTCAGCCGAGATGCGAGAATTCACGAAACTAAATGGGATTCAACACGTCTTCACGCCTGTCTACCATCCAGCTTCTAACGGCTCTGCAGAACGCATGGTACAGACCGTCAAGTCTGGTCTTTCAAGACTGCAAAGGAGCGACTGGGAATGTAGACTGTCAAGGCTGCTATTTTCCTTGCGGTCCACCCCGAGTGCCACAACCGGAAAGACACCAGCGGAGATCATGTTCGGGCGCCGCCTTCGAGTTCGACTTGACCCGCTGCGACCTGCTAACGACAGACAACAGGACCTAAAGTTGCCTATGGCGGCGCGAAGGTTTAGCAGAGGTGACACGGTGTTCGTACGAAGTTACAGAGGGGCAGACAAATGGTGTTCCGCGACGATTACGGCAACAGAGGGCAGCTGTATCTACAGAGTGCGACGCAGCGATGGATTAGAACACCGAGTACACGTGAATCCGATACGCCGCCGTCAAACGAGCGGAGTTGGACCTCGTCAAACAGATTCTGCGGACGACTTCCTACCACTGCCCCCTTCACATGCGGGTTCTCTGGGAGCATCGACAACTACAATTGAAGACGCACCGCCACCGCTACGCCGATCAAGCAGAGAGCGGCATCCAACATTCTTTTACGGATGCCCCATTCCTCACTCTGGTGGGAAGGGATTGTTGTGTATTGGTCTGGGCTGCCAGCCCAAGCAAGGCAGTGTGAGACGGAAGAAACGTGAGGATCGCCGTTTCATGGCTTTGAACTCTGACTGGACTTTGCGCCGGCACTTACCGGCGGCTTGGAGTCAGTCGGTTCGAGCGTCACGAACGGAGACGTTCTCTGTCATAGCATGA